Within the Mytilus trossulus isolate FHL-02 unplaced genomic scaffold, PNRI_Mtr1.1.1.hap1 h1tg000234l__unscaffolded, whole genome shotgun sequence genome, the region GCCAAGGACAAAAGACAGAAATGtcataacataaggcatctatatacaaagtatgaaggtTCCAGGTCTTCTATATTCTGAAATATCAAGCTACTAGGAAGTTTGTTAACATCACCAAAGCTGCTGGATCACTTTTCCTAAAAAGAGCTGTTCaatgcaggctcgacaaaataTGAGTATCCACTAAATTAGATATACtaggaatatgtggtatgagtgccaatgagacaactctccataaaagtcacaatttataaaagtaaaccattataggtcaaggtagtCTTCAACACAGATTGCCCAAGGTTCTGTTTAGAGACTCTTAATCAGATGAAAAAGGACTACCCATATTAGTATTGACTACCCATGGTTCTCTCTAGAGACTATTATTCAGACTAAAAAGGTTTCAGTCAGATCATTACTGATTATCTATGGTTCTGTTTAGAAAGGCTaacaataaaacacaatgcaAATTCCTTGTAATTTATTAGTTTACATAATTCACTggggaaaataataaaagtaataagatcatagaaaaaaaaaatcaattattaaacttGCTTTAAACAACAAATgcttaacaaaatataaaagccTACAAAAACAGATATCAAAATCACATCTACACTTCATTAAAATCCAAGTATATAGAACATATCTTGCTCTAAATGTCATAtcaacttttgaaaaattaagaacaACAAATAAGAGGGTCTGGATGGGGGGTCTTCATTTTAGTATATGCCATTTATTTCTCAATTCTTTATACATATTCTTTATGcaatatgtacatgatgtagcaccttacttttctctttattctttatttattgtcATATCTTTCTCTATACTAAAAACTCGACCAAGATCCTTATAAATGCAACTAGGATGAATGTATATGCAGAGGAATAAATCAgttttctatatagaatttatagCAGGGGGCTTACAGCTTTAAAATGAGATAGCAGATTAGCCCAAGTTTTAGTCAGAAAAGGGACACCAATATCATGTCTTAAAATAAGAATTAATGAAATAATTGActaaattaatatatgtttGCTGGGTTTAAGGGATTTATGTTTGTAAATCACTTTTTGCAGTAgttaatattgaattttaaacactCAGAAGTTTATATTTTCTTCAGAAACTATGGTCGAAATTTACAAGAATTAGTTGCTGTTTAATGCTGCTTTCCAAACTATTATGTAGTTTTATGGCAGgaagtttttattggtggaggaagcctaAGTATCCAGGAAAACTAACAATAATAAGGAATTTAAATTGAGTCAATTCCTCAGatttgacaggctagtgatgcAGTTGTAAATCTGCTTAGACCACTCTGCAACATAGGCCTCGAAGGAGCAAGTGAAAATATAAATGCAGAAAATAAATTCTAGAATCCTTAATCCCTGAACTTCATTATTTAAGGTGGGAAATATAATATGATTGCAAGTTTATACCATGATAACctatttttattatgaatgtaaaacaatatttaggTGTCCCCTAGAAACAACAAACATCTTATATATCTGTGCAATGTCACTAAAATATTGTCTCCTTTTTATGCCTTTACAAAAGGGAAAAATCAAGAGAATGGTGGTTTAATCTTATATCAATTACACCTATGAAAAAGTGgagattagaaaaataaaagcatactttattgattaaactaaatgcaaaaatatatcaaaacaacatttaaatctaaataacattaaaaaaaacatttcattagtaaaaaacttaaattatttgCAATAATGATTGTCCATTTAATCAGTGCATAAAAATGATTAAAGTCCATATAAACTTATACCACAGAGCTTATTAGTGGCCGATGCATGAATAAATTggacaagaaaaataaaagtagaaCTTTTACTTCAAGGGTGGGTTGGTGATTTTTGCTAATCTGTAAAAAAGGTGTATTTAACTGTCAACCGCACGATTtgctaaattttatataactttcATTCCATTGtaaggacaattaaaaatataagatacATTTACTGTATCTGAAAATGCATGCATTGAcctaattcaaaaataaattgtaaagcTATGTTTACCATAGAAAATAccaacatataatatatataacaacacaatatttacaaaaaatgcataaaacttGTCTTTGAAATATCACAGCTGTAGCTTGAAGTTATAAGATTATATCAATTCTTCATAATTTCAGAATACAAATTTTTAACAGGATTACAAAATAATAGATAATGTTTCTTcaccaaatacatttttttatgtcactGCATGGACATCCATTGTTAAAAATGCTGCTATTCAAGCATAGGATTTTTATATACCAGTATACTTTTATTTgatgcaaaaatgaaaaattaaaccgTAGTTAAATTCTATGACATTCATTTAAAGTAACAATATGGcagcaaatttgaaaatataacatgGTTTTCCCAAACTTGAATGTGTTTGTGAAAATaagaaacaattaaaatgaaaattatttcacCGGATTTTAAATGCAGTTTTCATCAATGGTTTAAGTGGTGTTATtgcaaaatataatgtattttatcaaaattaatgtgACAGATACATGCATTAGAAAAAGGAACaacacagtaaaaaaaatgcaaaaatgctgTAAGTTTGTTCAcctgaattataaaaataaattattgtaaataaataatgaatgtATAAATTGTCAGATGAATAAGTATGGATTTTGCACATAAggaaatgcatttattttggtTATAACTACTAAAAAAcattgtagaaaaaatatttcttcttaCTAGCATACAACAGAATCAACAAGAGGTTTCCCTTGTTTACttagacatttaaaaaattaaatttgtatagTATGTACAGCATAACAACGAAATCAGGGGAAATAACTCACTTAATTTcatgttattttgaaaacaaattatcattttttcataattaCATAGCCACTCAACATACACACTCTATGGTTCATTTCATGGGTTAATTAATGTTCAAGATATGTTATGATGCCTATCAAAGCTctcatttcaaaatgtataaacacAAAGGAGACATAGAAGTGCCTTAGATGTCTATGATGGTAAAACATGTCTAACCACATGGGCTGCCTCTACAACTGTTTGTGCCACTGGCCTTGGTTGACTATGATGGTAAAACATGTCTAACCACATGGGCTGCCTCTACAACTGTTTGTGCTACAGGTCTCTGTACACGAGGATCTGTCACTGGAACATTTagtctgaaaaaaattaaaatagaaaatttggATACACTGGCATTTAAATTcctataaatttaaaagtaaggCTGCTCCTATAAATCTAAAAGTAAGGCTATTcctataaatttaaaagtaaggCGATGTggtatatttgaaaatccaccaattcattaatttataaatggCATGGATTTTCAACTAAAGCTGGTCTCTGACtagcattcaacaatgagaaaactcaaCAGTATTGTATAGCCAGCTGTAAAAGGATCCTGTATGACaaaaatttaaccaatttcaaaaggacacatataaaaaaaattggaatatATCAAAtgagcataaaaaaaaaattaaaatgacttAAGACctatgtacaaaaataaatttccattcCTACCCTTCCACATATATCATAATGGAATAACCCTAATTTAGTATGGTAATTTTTACACACTGTACTTTTTGTTGTCTGCTAAGATATTAATAATAtctgctttttcttttttcttttttgattgaGCATGATTTTGTTGTAGATTTTTTTGTgcttactttttttcaaacttattttaggTCCTCACTTTTGGTTTTCTAAACTTTTTATCTCATCGGTACCAGACAAAAATTGTTCCATAAACGTACAATGTGcaataaattatcttttttttttacttacttgacatttgttttattgttgacAATAAACAATGGATTGACTTGGCTGATAATTTCATCATTGACAGAGATTCCATCCAGGTACTGCTTCAGTAGGGTTCGCAGCTGTTGGTTTTCTTGAACTAGACCCATCTTTTCTTTATCTAGAGCTAACTTGTCTAAGAATACTTTGTTGAATCTTTTCCAGAAATTTTCCATTGAAGAATATTCATGCATGATCTGGAAAAAAATGTAAGAACCTTTATCATgagaaaattatattattacGATTACTGGATATAGATAATAATGGGTAAtcatgaaaaatagaaaatacagGACTAAAATAGAACAGagaaacaaaagtaacaaataaagaatagacagtaatgaacaaaacaataaaagatagaaacaaaaagacaaatgtcCCAAAACATTAGAGACTTCAAAAATGAAGACTCCTCTAATCCAGAACCTCTTATATAGTATGCAGTGGTTGTTAAGTTTTAACATTACAGAGATTTTTGCATGTATTTAAGAGGAAAGCATTCattcaatttaagaaaaaatcaacatttatcaaaatcttaaaagaggggcaaaagataccaaagagcaGCAAAATTCATGCCattgctaaaaaaagaaaaactgacaaataatagtacacaagacactaTATAGAAAGTCAaagaatttaaagttttttaccTGAGCCAGGGGTTCATAACCTCGTTCTAACATGGCTGTTTGGACATCATCCTGTTCCTCCTGAGTTAGGGAGGAGGCATAGAATGGAAGCACCTTCTCCTCTTCTGTCTCCAGCTTACGGCACATCTCTGCTAGTTTCAATATCACAGTGACCTAAAAATACAAAAGGTGACTGTATGACTGGCTGAGTTAAGGTGgaacctaacactacagggagataactctgtaaagtcagctaaacattttaattacgatgtgttgtaaagggaatattaagcttctcaatgatcaaaatcagtgtttgtcaaactgctatataaccagtgtaatttttctgacaaaacggttggttacaaatttttgaaatctttatatttttgttaaaaggtcaaagtaaatactttgtcaaaattttataaaaataaaacaagccaaagtaattttagtgaaagtgttaggtaccaccttaaattaaaaagaaccaatttctcattcattcattaaatttgtatttgttttgtattcatTCTTCCATTCTAATCACTAACTTATTCACTTAAACTGCCTCACTTATATCCTATTCtaatgtgttttatttgtttttgtttatgatttttttgggaAGGTTGCTTGTATTCCACTTGTTGGCAGACCACAATATATGTATCCcttgttaaaatataacaaagatatgaaacaacaataacaaacaGCTACTACTCAAATactaattataaaatatacttTTGGATTCTTGAAGTTCAGCCTATTATAACATTACAATAAGAGTCTGAGATATGATATTCTTTGCATAGTGTAAACAATAAACACCACACACTAGACATTAATTTTACAGTTGTTGTATTCAAAGGTTAAAGTTACAAAAGATAAATTGAAAATCTGTTGGTGGCAAATATCtggtaaaatttatatttttaattgaaaaaccTAGAGTGCATATATAGATTGGaacaagattttatttttatttcacttatGCAATTTGAAAGATATTGCTggtgtttttattatttaacattaatcttaattttagttcatttatatgtttttgagttTAGCATGACTTCctttttcactgaactagtacacaattttatttaggcctaaattaaaatattgtttgtttctcttTTCCGACCCTATGTTTTGAaacagggtaggtaggtaggtaaattattttatttttttctccaataaAATAACTTGGCTCGGTATATTATTTGTCATGGGTAGGCAGGtaggtataatattttattttatagatacaaaatctgcataatgtcatttttgtcagttttgtttttgcaaataagttttctggGACTGTAAGTTTTGAAAAATCACGTAGAATGTGAAGCTAATTCATATGCActactattttgttttcagataTCAAAATATAGACCTGTCCCACATAtcttcaacgtttatatgcctgGAACTTCGAAGAGTTTGAACTTGCACTCATGTTCTGTACTACGTACCTTGTACCCTTACCTAAAAGTTTTCTGTAAGAGATAACTTTGTACTGGTAAGAAATGTCCAGGAAGACATACATTACTAGTAGAAAAAGTCACTAAAGTGTTAAAAATTTCGTGTGTGCCTTTGTTTCCAATAAAAATGCTACAAGACTTAAAACTCATTTGTCACGTATTTTActtgcatttataaattatctgtATGGAAAACTTGGCGATTTTGCTGCCAGATATTCTCCACTTTACAGGGTTTTGTCACTTTTGGTTCATgtcagatataaataatatagcgACATAGTTAACATAATCATCCTGATCTGCGGATCACAAACTGAGGCAATCCCTACATAGAACACAACGTCCGTTTACAAATTAGTTTGAACAAACattgataattttgtatcaaacgAACTCCTGCTCTTTAAGTATAAAGGTACAGAGTAATGTACGTCATATCATGATTTCAGGAAGCATTCAACATCGATTTCAAACAAATGCTTTGAAACTTAAAATGCAAGTGTTCATGTCATACGCTCAGGTGATACCAAACGGACTGGACCTTATACGTTAAAGATAAAACCTGAGGATTCCGGTAAAATATTTTCGAGcaggaaatacaaatataagattttaggtaggaacaaaaaaataaaataaaataaaatcttgctggttaatacaaataaaagattttttcagGCGGAACGAATTGATAGGGTCGGTTGGtaaagggcaaacaaacaatattttaatttaagccttAGGGATCAGCTGAGGACCACCTCTGGGTGCACGATATTTtattgctgtgttgaagacacATTGGCGGCCTTTGTCTGTCTGCTCTTTGGTGatgttattttctatttgacatattccccCATTTTCATTCTTAGTTTATTACTTTAGACTTTTTTCTAAAAGGATTCTAATGTCATTCTTATTTTGGTACCATACcttttcattttgtctttttaattcttTCGTAGCAGAATTGCTTTCCAATGTCATTTTTGTTAGCTTGTCCCTCTCTCGCTCTCGTAACTTATTCATCTGTGCTTTCAAGTCTTGAAAGTGGGCTAACATCTTTTCtctttcctgtaaaataaattattttaattaaactatatcaacatttttttctatgaacttatttatcatttttattgatGGGGAAAACTATTATTCTAaagtaattttgttaaaagttttGAGGAACTCTATTACATATTAAGGGTTCAAATATACCTTGccaattttacaaaaacttgATTGGATGAACATAATATCTATTCATAAAGATTTTAGTCTGGTGTAATCATAAGGGATGACCTATACTTCATTGAGACACCTTGTTCACCAAATTTCCATTCAATTATAACTGAATTCTTTTAACATAGCCAAaaaagtgggtctcattggggtctaagcatgatgcgggattgccgattttttgtaagcgtgacacatgaaagtcaaattattgtgtcgtgaaaacaggaaatgaggTTTAGggggacccgggaaatgacaaaaaaatgagaattggtcacgtacatagtgtaagagggatacgggaatctgacaaaacagtaagcggaaTCTGGGATTGGAACCCGCAATGAGACCCCCAAAAAATGTTCCAAggtaaaaattacaatttcatTAGAAACCATCAAACTTCTTTTAAAGGTACATATATAAAAGACCTGGACACTCTATATGAAGCtagaaaaagatatatttacaaaaagagTTATTGAGTATGGAATGAGTTATTCCCCCTTGAACACACCATTACATTGTACTTACCTCttttagttgtttatttctttcttcACATTCTTTGGCATTGGCCATCatcttatttttcaattgtGAAATATTGTCCTAGAAATACATGTTAACTTATTCTGTAATAATTATTGTAATGactaaacaatttttttctcagaaaatttctacagattttttattgttttgtcttaACTAAATGGTAGATAAGTCActtttcaaaaatcattttgatagAATGCACGAAGTCTTCCGGAGCACACACAATCACTCCAGGATTTTTGATGGGGCTCTTGTTGCACtgtctttagttttcaaggTTGagttttgtatacttttttgtttgtctctttcattttttgccCAGATACATGTCATTattatttgagttttttttatgaatgagttcAATATCCCATTGGTCTCTCTTTCACCTTTTTTAAGACCTTTAATCATTGGAAAATGTctataaaatgttaaacacaaataatttttaaatgtattctCTTTCTCAATTTCATGTTTGCAACAGCCCACTTTACAATAACTAACTCTTCCaattttgtagatttatttGGGACAGGAAAACAGCACCAAGATAGGGCACGTTGTATTCCTGCCattcaaaatctacaaatttcCCATACAAAATTTGCTGCTTTTTTACATTATctattcataaataaaagaaaatcaatgaagtttttttattcattaaaatagcTATAGCTGTCAAACTTAATAGATATTGTTGCGCAATTATGACATCTTACCGATAACTTATTGATTCTTCTCATTTGTGAATCTATTTCCTGTGCAGCATGATCATCTTTGCGTTTATATTCCTCAAATTCATTCTTCCTACTTTTTGTAGAATTTAGATAGGCATCCAAAGCCTGCTCAAACTGTCTCAttaattctttttgtttttcaaacagGAGGACCTTTAACCCATGTTTCTCCTCAGTATCCTGAAAATTAAGGGATAAATTGTTATTCAATGCACAGATTTAGACCCCCTCTCGTtactacaatgtacatatattaaaATGCAGACTCTTAACAAGTATCACACCAAATGTTGGCTTATACCTATCAAAATTCTTCTTAGATTAATGGTTCCATCTATATAGGTTTAGACTTTAATTTGTTGGATAGTTATAAATTTATAGACCACTTTCAAGTTTGTACTTCACCAGAAAAAAACTCCTCATTTACCATAACAGGCGACCACCTGTATACCTAGGCCTGTACTATTAACCTTCCTCAAGTATCTTaatgatcgtcattgtgcaggataaactagaataATGTTTGTTCTGTAGGCTCTTAATCAAAATTCtgtaatgacagcagtgctaattgtcaattatgagaattcaatttgccttAGTTTACGTGCAATTCAGCATCATAGTTCTCAAACCAATCACTCAACATGGGAAAGGAAGTGGTGACGCCCCTAAACACATGAAAGATGTTCacttaaaccaaagtttttgacagAAACGCATTGAACTGGAAAGTTTTCTACAGCTCCTTTTATTCCTTGTAATTAAAGACCTTATACCCTTACAATACTCAAATGAACAAGACTTAGTGGATGAAAACAGTTTAAACAGGATAAATTCATTAAAGCATAGAGCTCTATTTGTTACCTTAGTAACAATCAACTTATTCAATAATACTACTGTTTTTGGTGGGTataaattttcatggattgagagaaaattatattttttgtggatatttgattttatacataattttgttaaagtcTGAATACAagccaataaaaaaataaacagttccttgaacatttaaatttgtgagTGATTTTTACCCCTGAAATCCACTAAATTAAGTATCCCATGAATAATGATGAATTATAACgtataaattagaaaatgtaTTTGGTCCTGTTGAACATTAATATagtcatttaaatataatacagACAGGTaccttgtttttaatttcatcacAAAAACTTTCAAATTCAGCTCGAGCCTCATTTTCACGATCTTGGAAGTTTTGATCCATAGCAAACAAAATGTCAGCTATATCATTCATTTCAACCCCATGCTGTTCTATCATAAGTGCTCTTTCTGTATCAAATTCTTCCCGGATAAGGGCTAACTCATCTTCATAATATATCTGTAATTTGTTTAACCTTTCTTCTTGTatgtctataaaataaaatataaaaatttaaaaaaactgagatcatttcagataaatatttaattgcagAATCTATGGTTTATGGATTTTAGGCAGTAATATGTTTTTGCCATAACTTGTGCAAAGAGAAACTTCAAACTTGtgtacttttttaaaatgaaatttaaaagtgTGTTGTAATCTTGATCATAGAAAGTATACtagaattaaatttgaaaataattatataaagtcaACATTACTTTTTAACTTTACTTTATATCATGTCATCATGTAAACAACAGAAATCAAAGCCTTTCTTTTTTGCTCTATCATCCCACAGTGTAAgttattttttacatacatgtaggtTTATTCCCTTTAGGAacctataaatatatacattgtacatttcaattttcagatttttcagGTTTAGCAataataactagaggctctaaagagcctgtgtcgctcaccttggtctatgtgaatattaaacaaaggaagcagatggattcatgacaaaattgtgttttggtgatggtgatgtgtttgtacatcttactttactgaacattcttgctgcttacaattatctctatctataatgaacttggcccagtagtttcagtggacaatgttagtaaaaatttaaaattttatgaaaattgttaaaaattgactataaaggacaataactccttaggggtcgggtcaattgaccatttcggtcatgttgattcatttgtagatcttactttgctgaacattattgctgtttacagtttatctctatctataataatattcaagataataaccaaaaacagcaaaatttccttaaaattaccaattcaggggcagcaacccaacaatgggttttccgattcatctgaaaatttcaggccagatagatcttgacctgataaacaattttatccccaTGTcatatttgctttaaatgctttggtttttgagttataagccaaaaactgcgttttaccctctatgttctatttttagccatggcggccatcttggttagtttagcgggtcacgccacacattttttaaacaagataccccaaagctgattgtggccaagttatGATTAATTTGGCCaggcagtttcagaggagaagatttttgtaaaagatatataaaatttacgaaaaatggtttaaaattgactttaaagtgcaataactcctaaaggggtatttgtaaatcttactttgctgaacattattgctgtttacagtttatctctatctataataatattcaaaataataaccaaaaacagcaaaatttcaataaaattaccaattcaggaacaGCAACCctacaacgggttgtccgattcatctgaaaatttcagggcagatagattttgatctgataaacaaatttaccccatgtcagatttgctctaaatgcttttgtttttgagctataagccaaaaactgccttttgcccctatgttctatttttagctatggtggtcatcttggttggtttggcgggtcacaacactcattttttaaactagataccccaatgatgattgtggccaagtttggtttaatttggcccagtagtttcagagaagaagatttttgaaaaagatatataaaatttacgaaaaatggttaaaaattgactttaaagggcaataactcctaaaggggtcaactgaccattttggtcatgttgacttatttgtaaatcttactttgttgaacattattgctgtttacagtttatctctatctataataatattcaagataataaccaaaaacagcaaaat harbors:
- the LOC134701219 gene encoding dynein regulatory complex subunit 2-like produces the protein MPKKKGGKKSGGKLSKMTEEERLAYEEQKRLQEEEMKKKKEDMLTQFLKDKLSKEERATKYNLNKLNHQWRNIMREAKSKELRKEIEILSQTFERIVDRKDATIKSLAKDLQEAEEQYAMALRSHLQAVDSLFDIQEERLNKLQIYYEDELALIREEFDTERALMIEQHGVEMNDIADILFAMDQNFQDRENEARAEFESFCDEIKNKDTEEKHGLKVLLFEKQKELMRQFEQALDAYLNSTKSRKNEFEEYKRKDDHAAQEIDSQMRRINKLSDNISQLKNKMMANAKECEERNKQLKEEREKMLAHFQDLKAQMNKLRERERDKLTKMTLESNSATKELKRQNEKVTVILKLAEMCRKLETEEEKVLPFYASSLTQEEQDDVQTAMLERGYEPLAQIMHEYSSMENFWKRFNKVFLDKLALDKEKMGLVQENQQLRTLLKQYLDGISVNDEIISQVNPLFIVNNKTNVKLNVPVTDPRVQRPVAQTVVEAAHVVRHVLPS